CAAAgtagtatataagggatgtaTAAAATATCCCTTTGCTAACTATTTAGGCGTCTTTGCTCTGTGGGTTATGACTTGAGTCACACGTATAGAATACAAAAGCTCTTTTTATTATCTCTTCTTCAGATCTGAAATCTTTGTGATCATTTTCTTCTGTGTTGTTATTCATggcatcttcttcatctctgtCTTGCAGTTGGTTGTATCACGTCTTCTTGAGCTTTCGTGGAGAGGACGTGCGCAAAGGCTTTCTTAGTCACGTTCGGAAAGGGCTCAAAAGCAAGGGAATCGTAGCTTTCGTTGATGAAGCGAGGCGAATCAGTCGGTCCCATGCTTGTAGGAGCGATCAGACAATCAAGGTTGCGGTTGTCTTGCTCTCCGGTAACTATGCTTCTTCAAGCTGGTGTCTGGATGAGTTGGTGGAAATCATGAAGTGCAGGGGAGAGTATAAACAAACTGTGATGACCGTTTTCTACGAGGTGGATCCAACTGATGTTAGGAAGCAGACAGGAGATTTCGGAAAAGCCTTTGATGAAACCTGTGTGGGAAAAACAGAAGAGGTGAAGAAGGCATGGAGGGAAGCTCTGAAGGATGTCGCCGTTATAGCTGGTTATGCCTCTAGCAACTGGTTCGTTCACTTTTACTTtcacttctttattttttttcatgatgTTTGTATGGATAgcttctgtcttttttttttgttaggcaCAATGAAGCAGATTTGATCAGCAAAGTTGCCTCGGATGTCACGGCTGTGCTGGGGTTTACACCGTCAAAAGACTTTGATGACTTTGTTTGGCATAGGAGCTCATATCACGGAGATAAACTCCTTGTTGAGCCTACAATCAGAAGAAGTTAAGGTGATTGGGCTTGTGGGTGACCACTGCCAGAGTTTTATACAACCAACTCTCTCATGCTTTTCCATTCAGCACGTTTTTGGAAGATATCAGAGGAACTTATGAGAGAAGCCTTGTGGTAACGACTACCAGCTGAAGTTgcgtttacagaaaaaaatGTTGTCTCAAATATTCAACCAAAGGGATATGGAGGTTGGTCACTTAAGAGTGGCTCAAGAATTGGTGAGTGGCATAAAGGTGTTGGTTGTTCTTGATGAAATGGATAGCTTGTGGCAACTAGAGGAAATGACAAACAAACATGGATGGTTTGGTCCCGGAAGTATGCTTATCATTACAACCGAAGATAGAAAACTTCTCAAGCAACTCAGATTGGGGATCAATCATATCGACGAGATGAAATATCCAACTAGAAATGAGGCTCTTGAGATCTTCTGCCAATAAATATGCAAGTCCTATCAGATAAATCTCTTATATCTATATAGACAAGGGACGCGTAAAGATGCATCTTTGGAGGAGCCTGGAAATCGACCACGGAAATTTTTGAACTACTTGATGAAAATACTGTTAAGTctgtcttatttttttcttacatcATCAGTCTTCTGTTTCCTTGGTTTTTAAGCTCGGAGATTTTGTTTCTTCTGTTATAGGGTACTGGAAAAGTCCTAGGCATAAAAATCTTTCTATTGGATTCAGTGAGGAAATCCAAATAAGTAGGAACGCTTTCGATGGGATGAATAATCTCCAGTTTCTACAAAATTCTACTCATGTAtgtattttaacatatataccCAATTTTCCAAAAAAGAATTTACGCATACCGGAGAGCCTCAACTGTCTTCCCAACAAACACTCAGATTGCTAGTATATATGGGAGAACTGTCCATTGAGAGTTTGGCCTTCCAAGTTCTCTGGCAAGTTTCTTGTTGAACTAATCATGCGACATAGCAAATTTGAGAAGCTTTGGGAGGGGAATCaaggtaaaaaaatattaatcatttttttgtatGGTGTAAAGATTAGTCATTTCTATAAaacttatcattttttttttttttttgtatagccTCTCCATTGCCTCAAGCTGGTGGATTTGACTGAATCCAAGTATATGAAAGAGATTCCTGACCTCTCAGAAGCAACGAGTCTCAGAGAAATTAGAACTCAGAGGAACTTGACCTCGCTTTTTATTTCTCAGGTTTGAAAGTGTTCATGAGTGGTTGCTCAAGTTTGGAAAAACTCAGTGGTTGTTTGAGTTTGAAAAAACTCAATCTGAGCTATACTGAGATAGAGAAAGTGCCATCATCAGTCACTACttggtcttcttcttcatgtctATAACGCTTGGATATGTCAGTGTGTAAATACATCAAATCAAAGGCTTCCCAAATGTTCCTGACAGCATTGTAGAGTTTGGATTTGAGCATAACCGAGATAGAGGAGATTCCTCCATGGATTGAGAAGCTATATTTCGCCTGCGTAAACTATACATGCATGGATGCAAGAAGCTGAAAAAAATTATCTCCAAACATTTCTAAGTTGGAAAGTCTTGAGTTTCTTAATCTGGGTTACACCGTCACGTTTCCAGTGACGGTGCATATTTGAAGCAACAGTCGGATGGGGGCCTGACTTTAAGCGCATATGGACATTACAATCAGACTTCAACATTGACGACATTTTGCCCATATGTCTACCATATGTCAAGACTATTCCAGATTGCATCAGACGTCTCTCCGGACTAATTAATCTTGACGTCGCAGGATGCATCGAGCACGTTTCCTTTTATCTATAAATGCCCAAGATTGTAAATCTTTGAAGAGAAATAGaagactcttcttcttcttttcaaaaTCCAAATATGTGCTTAAACTTTACTCGCTGCTTCAACCTGAATCAAAAAGCGAGAAATCTCATCATGACATCATCTTGCAAATATGCCTTCTTACCGGGTGAAGAAGTGCCTACATACTTCACTCACCGAGCTAGTTCAGGAGGTTCCCTATGACTCTAATGTCTCTTCCTCCATCCTTCAGATTCAAAGCTTGCATCTTGCTGTCAGAATACAAGAGTTATCGCGAGTGTGTCTTGTAGGGGTGAACAGAACGGCCTCAGTGTCTCATATGGATCAAAGCAGCGCGATATGCCTTGTCTACATACCTATGAAGACTCTTTGCTGTATACATTTGAAGATTCTTTCTGTCTAAGCCAAGAAGATTTACCTCAAGCCGGAGAAGCCACTTTCAGCAATCTTATGTTTCAGTTCAAAATCTCTCATAAAAATTGTAAGTTGACAGGCTGCGGTGTACGACTTTTGAGGGATGAAGAAAATGCACATGGTGATGATGGTGGAGGTgctgaggatgaagaagttgaaGTTGGTGATGGAGATAATGACAATGCTCAAGAAAGGAGAAGAATTTCGACGTGATGAGGATGAAGAGACGAGAGGTTAAGCCTTTGTGTAGGTATTGGAAAATTGTCATGTTGTTAGATTTTCTGTAAGAAGTGTGAACTGATGATTAGTAGTATTCAATAAGACCATAACTAGTCAGATTGTCTTAAATCAatgtttttggtttggtttttgattGTACCATTTTATTAAGTGGCAGATTCATTCTGATTGTTCAAACAGAAGCGTCTATGATGTTTTCGTTTTCTGATCGTGTCTCATCTTTGTCTGAACGTGGGATGTAACAAAGGACATCACTGGTCTGATACACTTTGTGAGGTTTTCACCAACGGGTGAGTTCTACGCCTCTGGGATCTTGCAGACAACACCAAATCAAAAAGAGAACAATAAGAGAGTGAAGCATAGTGTGGATTTaccaaaatgaaaaatcatTTGTCTTTTATAGTTCTTGATTTGCTGTGTTTTGCGTTAACGGACTGAATATactgagaaaagaaaaatgtgCTGAAAATGTTACCTTTTAATTAAATGGGATCTTTTTcgttattatattaaaaacagaGACCTGTTTTGTACTTTATGATATTAACTTGTTTCTCgtggtaagtttttttttttttttttttaaatacagcGTGGTAAGTTTTTATGCTGCTTCCTGAACTGTTGTGAAAaagatttgtatttttttttggtgatcaTAAGATATGTATTTTATCAGTGAAATGAGGAAGATCATAGAATATTTATTGGCATTCGATCATCAGTAAGTAAGTTTTTACCTGCTTCATGTTATAAATACGTGTTTGAAACAGTTCAATTTTTGTGAGATGGGCATTTATGTAAATACAAAACATATAGGGTCTCTTatgtgaaaatttaaaacatgttGTACAAAACGTATAGGaagtaattttaaattaattaaactttGCAATTATAGTCTCTCCCCAGATTCACTCAAGTTgtcatctttatttttttcttccgtTTGTAGAATTTTCGGGAAGCAGCATTCAAACAGTAGCTGTAGAATTGTAGATTCGATCCAAACTTTATTTAGATTTGGGGTTTTTTCTCCCAATATATTTGTAgaaaattagaagaaaaaagaacaaaGTTAGAccctttctgattttttttgtttcgtgtCGGAATCTTATTAGAGTGTTGGGTTCTTGTaagtgtttggttttgtttccaCTGTTAAATATTATGGATAAGAAGAAGGCTGCTGTTCCACTTGTTTGCCATGGCCATTCCAGACCTGTTGTTGATTTGTTCTATAGTCCAATCACGCCTGATGGGTTCTTCCTCATCAGTGCTAGTAAAGGTAACTGCTTTATTAGATTTTTTGACTTGTTGTTGTATGCAACTGTTGCGTCTCTCTGTTTACAATGTCAATAGGGTGTGTTTTTTTGAGTACATGAGAATAATAATGTCTTTATATGCGTTTAGATTCGCATCCAATGTTGAGAAATGGGGAGACTGCAGATTGGATTGGTACATTCGA
This Brassica napus cultivar Da-Ae chromosome C6, Da-Ae, whole genome shotgun sequence DNA region includes the following protein-coding sequences:
- the LOC106404951 gene encoding disease resistance-like protein DSC2, which translates into the protein MLLLQRGNVVIDQSGGAPKVKNVGASLVKLAGDVSECWLELACFSIRLGQSDSWLYHVFLSFRGEDVRKGFLSHVRKGLKSKGIVAFVDEARRISRSHACRSDQTIKVAVVLLSGNYASSSWCLDELVEIMKCRGEYKQTVMTVFYEVDPTDVRKQTGDFGKAFDETCVGKTEEVKKAWREALKDVAVIAGYASSNWHNEADLISKVASDVTAVLGFTPSKDFDDFVWHRSSYHGDKLLVEPTIRRS